The genomic DNA GCTGCCCCGCGATATCGCCAAGGCCCGTATCATGGGTCGTCGTCTTTGCGCCAACAACCCGAACCATCCCAACAACGTCGGCATCCCGGTCATCGCCCCCGACGGCGACAAGTGCCGTGTCTGCGGCGGCGCGTTGACCGCCCGCGAAGACGACCAGGATGAGGATGCCATCAACAAGCGTCATGACATCTACTACGATGACAAGACCGGCACCATGGCCGCCTGCAACTACTTCAAGGACTTGAAGGATGGCGGTTTCAAGTACATTCAGCTCGATGGCGAAAAGTCCATCAACGAGATCAAGGAATACCTGGTCAGCCAGCTCGACTAAGCTCGTTCGATTGACAACAATAAAAAGCCCCTCCGGTACTGCCGGAGGGGCTTTTTTGATAATGTGCGCCCCCCCTACCGAATTCGTCCCGCTCTCCCCTTCATAGGGGTGATCTGTTACGCCATCCGTGAAGACATTTGAAGAATAGTCATACGAGAAACAGTGCGTTGATTCGGCTGTTGCCGCGTGAATCCATCGTTTTATGGCGGGTCGTTGATGCTCACGCCCTTTCGCTTTGTCGGGAGCAGGGATGCTGCGTACGTCTCGTCGCCGGAAATGACTCTCCTTTCAAAGGGGGTTGTCGTCTCCGGTTATTGAATCGCGAAATTCTCTGCCAAACAGGACACCTTGTCGACGCAATAAAAAAAAAGGGAAGACCGTGAGGCCTTCCCTTTTCAATTCTATGTACCAGACTAGTAGATTAGTCTTCTTCTTCCGTTGCCTTGAGTTCGCTGGGGCCAAATCCGTAGAGGATCGGGCTGGCCACGAAGATCGAGGAGTAGGTACCCACGGTGATGCCGATAAGCAGCGCCAAGGCGAAGTCGTGAATGACGGAGCCGCCCATGATGTACAGGCAAAGCACGACCAGAAGCGTTGTGCCCGAGGTCATGATAGTGCGGGACAGGGTCTGGTTCACCGACAGATTGATGATCTGGCCGAACGGCATTCTGCCCTGCCTGGCGATGACGTTCTCGCGAATGCGGTCGAAGACAATGATGGTATCGTTGAGCGAGTAACCAACAAGAGTCAGCAACGCGGCGATGATGGTCAGGTCGAATTCCTTGTTCATGATGGAGAACAGGCCGACCGTGATGAGCACGTCATGGATGAGTGCCGCAACCGCGCCCAGGGCGTAGTTCAGCTTGAGATACCAGCACAAGCCGACCGTGATGAACAGAGCCGCCAGAATGAGCCAGCCCATGTCCAAGCCGAGAAGGCCCAGGCCGTATACGCACCCGCCCAGGGCCGCAGCCATGACCGCCGCCGCTGTCCAGCGTTGCTCGAATCTGCCGGAGATATACACGGCAATGAGCAGGACCGCGTAGAACAGGGCTTCGAGAGCCTGGGAACGAAGGTCCGCGCCCACCTTGGGGCCGACCATTTCGAGCCTTTGAATTTCGAAGCTTGCGCCGAGGTTGTCGGTCAACGCCTTGTTGATCTTCGTCCGAACCTCTTCGGAAGTGATGTCCGAGGAGGATGTGCGGATCAGGTATTCGTGGTCGCCTTCCAGGCCGATGGACTGTACCACCAGGCCGGGCAGGTTGACTTCTTTGACGGCTTCCTTGACGGAAGCTGCGTCGGTGGCCTTATCAATTTTGACCTGGACGATCATGCCGCCGGCGAAATCGATTCCGTACTTGGGGCCGCCCTTGATGAGCAGGGAGCCGAGACCGCACAGAATGAGGATCGCCGAGACAATGAAGGCTATCTTTCTTAAGCCGACAAAATCGATCTTGGTATCAGGTTTGATTATTTGAAGTCCCATTGTCGTCCCCCTAGATGCTCAGCTTCGCATTGTCGCTGCGGTTTTTCAGGTACAGGTCGAACAGGATGCGCGACACGAAGATGGCCGTGAACATGGAGGTTATGATGCCGAGCGTCAGGGTGACTGCGAAGCCGCGGATCGGGCCGGTACCGAACTGGTACAGGATGATGGCGGCGATGACCGTGGTCACGTTGGCGTCAAGGATGGTCAGGGTCGCCCTGCCGTATCCTTCCGCCACGGATTGACTGGCCGACAGGCCGCGCCTGAGTTCTTCGCGGATGCGTTCGTAAATGATGACGTTGGCGTCGACCGCCATACCGATCGTAAGAATGATACCTGCAATGCCCGGCAGAGTCAGGGTAGCGCCGAACGCCGCCAGACCGCCCATGATAAGCATGATATTCAGGATCAGCACGATGTCGGCCACCATGCCGCTGAAGCCGTAGTAGATGACCATGAAGACAAGGACCAGAGCCATGCCCACCATGGCGGACATGACGCCGTTGTCGATGGATTCCTGTCCGAGGGACGGGCCGACGGAACGCTGTTCTAGGATGGTCACGGGCGCGGGCAGGGAACCGGCGCGAAGCACGACCGCCAGGTCGCGGGCTTCCTCACGGGTGAAGTTGCCGGTGATGGAGGCACTGCCGCCCGAAATGCGCTCGCGGATGACCGGAGCGGAATAGACCTTGCCGTCCAGGACGATGGCCATCCGCTTGTTCACGTTGTCAGCGGTCAGATCGGTGAAGATCTTGCCGCCGCGCGCATTGAAGGTCAGCGAAACGTAAGGGGTGTTCCACTGGTCGAGCCGGACCTGGGCGTCGGAAACATATTCGCCGGTCAGCACCGCGTCCTTCTTGAGAACGATGGGCGATTCCGTATAGGAGCCGTTGGCCTGACGGTGCAGGAGCGAGGACAACTCGCGGCCGGGGGCCAGGATGCCCTGCTGGGCCTTCTTGAGATCGGCGGAATCGTCGACCATCTTGAATTCAAGATGTGCGGTCTGGCCGATGATCTTGATGGCCCGTTCGGGGTCCTGCAGGCCGGGCAGCTGGACCTGAATACGATTGTCCTGCTGCTTGCGGATGTCCGGTTCGGCCACGCCGAACTGGTCGATCCTGTTGCGGATGGTCTTGATGGCCTGTTCCATGGTCAGCTTTTCAATCTCGCTGCGGTACTTGGGCGACACGGACAGGATGTACTTGATCTTGTCGCCTTCAAGCGGAGTGCTTTGCTCGATGCCGAACGGAGTGGAATCCTTGATCACGCTTTCAAAGGTGTCCTTTTGTTCACCCTTGATGAGCGTAACCTCGATCTGGCTTTCATCCAGAACGGTCGGGCGCAGGATGTAAACTTCCTGCTCGCGGGCGGAAGCCTTGAGGTCGTCGCCCAGACGGGCCAGGCTGTTGTCCATGGCCGT from Pseudodesulfovibrio thermohalotolerans includes the following:
- the secF gene encoding protein translocase subunit SecF, translating into MGLQIIKPDTKIDFVGLRKIAFIVSAILILCGLGSLLIKGGPKYGIDFAGGMIVQVKIDKATDAASVKEAVKEVNLPGLVVQSIGLEGDHEYLIRTSSSDITSEEVRTKINKALTDNLGASFEIQRLEMVGPKVGADLRSQALEALFYAVLLIAVYISGRFEQRWTAAAVMAAALGGCVYGLGLLGLDMGWLILAALFITVGLCWYLKLNYALGAVAALIHDVLITVGLFSIMNKEFDLTIIAALLTLVGYSLNDTIIVFDRIRENVIARQGRMPFGQIINLSVNQTLSRTIMTSGTTLLVVLCLYIMGGSVIHDFALALLIGITVGTYSSIFVASPILYGFGPSELKATEEED
- the secD gene encoding protein translocase subunit SecD, with the translated sequence MQSLRLRAIIALAVVLLGLAFMLPSLPGVKDSSLGKILPGKGVSLGLDLKGGIHLTLGVDMKTAMDNSLARLGDDLKASAREQEVYILRPTVLDESQIEVTLIKGEQKDTFESVIKDSTPFGIEQSTPLEGDKIKYILSVSPKYRSEIEKLTMEQAIKTIRNRIDQFGVAEPDIRKQQDNRIQVQLPGLQDPERAIKIIGQTAHLEFKMVDDSADLKKAQQGILAPGRELSSLLHRQANGSYTESPIVLKKDAVLTGEYVSDAQVRLDQWNTPYVSLTFNARGGKIFTDLTADNVNKRMAIVLDGKVYSAPVIRERISGGSASITGNFTREEARDLAVVLRAGSLPAPVTILEQRSVGPSLGQESIDNGVMSAMVGMALVLVFMVIYYGFSGMVADIVLILNIMLIMGGLAAFGATLTLPGIAGIILTIGMAVDANVIIYERIREELRRGLSASQSVAEGYGRATLTILDANVTTVIAAIILYQFGTGPIRGFAVTLTLGIITSMFTAIFVSRILFDLYLKNRSDNAKLSI